From one Planktothrix agardhii NIES-204 genomic stretch:
- the sphX gene encoding ABC transporter, periplasmic phosphate-binding protein, whose translation MTPRLLKLPSSLKTFVLALGTATLLLACSQNQTQQVKQTKPILIDGSSTVYPITAAIVKEYNAQSPADDLDVKVDFSGTGGGFRKFCAGETDISNASRPILKQEMEVCKKNNISYLELPVAFDVLTIVVNPKNTWANDITVAELKKLWEPQAEGKIKTWNQIRASWPNQPINLYGPGKDSGTFDYFTAAVVGEEKASRNDYQASEDDEIIARGVINDPNALGYFGYAYYQERPGDLKALAVDNQKGSGPIIPSSNATEIEKYRPLTRPLFIYVNAVAAQDNPAMNDFLDFYMQKAPKVVQNVGYIAFDPEDYTKLYRNFHKTKVGTVFGGKSEFNLTLDEVLTKRAEY comes from the coding sequence ATGACTCCTAGACTGCTCAAACTGCCCAGTTCTCTCAAAACGTTCGTTTTAGCCCTTGGGACTGCTACTTTACTTTTAGCTTGTAGTCAGAATCAGACACAGCAAGTAAAACAAACAAAACCCATTCTGATTGATGGTTCTAGTACCGTTTATCCGATTACAGCAGCTATTGTTAAAGAATACAATGCTCAAAGTCCTGCTGATGATCTCGATGTTAAAGTTGATTTCTCAGGAACCGGAGGAGGGTTTAGAAAGTTTTGTGCAGGGGAAACCGATATTAGTAATGCGTCTCGACCAATCTTAAAACAAGAAATGGAAGTTTGTAAAAAAAATAATATTTCCTATCTGGAATTACCCGTTGCCTTTGATGTCTTAACGATAGTTGTTAACCCTAAAAATACCTGGGCAAATGATATCACCGTTGCCGAATTAAAGAAACTTTGGGAACCCCAAGCCGAGGGAAAAATTAAAACTTGGAATCAAATTCGTGCCTCTTGGCCGAACCAACCAATTAATCTCTATGGCCCAGGGAAAGATTCAGGAACCTTTGATTATTTTACCGCCGCGGTGGTAGGGGAAGAAAAAGCCAGCCGCAATGATTATCAAGCCAGTGAAGATGATGAAATTATTGCCCGAGGAGTGATTAATGATCCTAATGCACTCGGTTATTTTGGCTATGCTTATTATCAGGAAAGACCCGGAGATTTAAAAGCCTTAGCCGTGGATAATCAAAAGGGTTCAGGGCCGATTATTCCCTCATCTAATGCCACGGAAATTGAAAAATATCGACCCCTAACTCGCCCCTTATTTATCTATGTTAATGCGGTCGCGGCTCAAGATAATCCAGCAATGAATGATTTTCTGGATTTCTATATGCAAAAAGCGCCTAAAGTAGTTCAAAATGTGGGTTATATTGCTTTTGATCCCGAGGATTATACCAAACTCTATCGTAACTTTCATAAAACCAAAGTTGGGACGGTATTCGGTGGAAAATCGGAGTTTAATTTAACCCTGGATGAAGTGTTAACAAAACGAGCAGAATACTGA
- a CDS encoding arsenical-resistance protein ACR3 family protein → MSRNSPQVNPSAVQAGGKLSVFEKYLTVWVFLCIIGGIILGRLFPGVAVTLDSMSVHQISIPIAICLFFMMYPIMVKIDFTQAANAVRAPKPVLLTLVVNWLIKPFTMVAFSQFFLGWLFRPLITGTELIGGQEVSLANSYIAGTILLGIAPCTAMVLMWGYLCYGNQGHTLVMVAVNSLAMLFLYAPLGRWLLAANDLTVPWLTIFLSVVIYVGLPLAVGMYSRHWIFKNKGKAWFEREFLHYLSPIAISALLITLVLLFAFKGELIVNNPFHILLIAVPLFIQTNFIFLITYLIALKMKMSYEDAAPAALIGASNHFEVAIATAVTLFGLNSGAALATVVGVLIEVPVMLMLVEICKKTAFWFPREPEKASLFDPRCVKD, encoded by the coding sequence ATGAGTAGAAATTCACCTCAAGTTAATCCATCGGCGGTGCAAGCTGGGGGGAAACTGAGTGTTTTTGAAAAATACCTAACCGTTTGGGTATTTTTATGTATTATTGGCGGAATTATTTTAGGGCGTTTATTCCCGGGAGTTGCGGTTACTTTGGACTCGATGAGCGTCCATCAAATCTCGATTCCGATCGCCATTTGCCTGTTTTTTATGATGTATCCCATCATGGTAAAAATTGATTTTACCCAGGCTGCTAACGCTGTCCGCGCCCCTAAACCCGTATTACTAACTTTAGTTGTAAATTGGTTAATTAAACCCTTTACAATGGTAGCCTTTTCTCAGTTCTTTTTAGGATGGTTATTTCGTCCTTTAATTACTGGAACAGAACTGATTGGAGGACAGGAAGTTTCCTTGGCAAATTCCTATATTGCGGGAACTATTTTATTAGGAATTGCTCCATGTACTGCGATGGTTTTGATGTGGGGTTATCTGTGTTATGGGAATCAAGGTCATACTTTAGTGATGGTGGCGGTTAATTCCTTGGCGATGTTATTTTTATATGCACCGTTAGGGCGTTGGTTACTAGCGGCTAATGATTTAACAGTGCCTTGGTTAACGATTTTTTTATCGGTTGTAATTTATGTGGGATTGCCTTTAGCGGTGGGAATGTATAGTCGCCATTGGATTTTTAAAAACAAGGGTAAGGCTTGGTTTGAACGGGAATTTTTGCATTATTTAAGCCCGATTGCCATATCTGCATTGTTGATTACTTTGGTGTTACTATTTGCCTTTAAAGGGGAATTGATTGTTAACAATCCCTTTCATATTCTGTTAATTGCTGTTCCTTTATTTATCCAAACCAATTTTATCTTTCTGATTACCTATCTGATCGCTTTGAAAATGAAAATGTCCTATGAAGATGCGGCTCCGGCGGCGTTAATTGGGGCGAGTAATCATTTTGAAGTCGCGATCGCCACAGCAGTCACTTTATTTGGTTTAAATTCCGGTGCGGCTTTAGCAACAGTTGTGGGGGTATTAATTGAAGTTCCGGTGATGTTAATGTTGGTTGAAATTTGCAAAAAAACTGCCTTTTGGTTCCCCAGAGAACCGGAAAAAGCTAGTTTATTTGATCCGCGTTGTGTTAAGGATTAA
- a CDS encoding arsenate reductase, glutathione/glutaredoxin type, whose amino-acid sequence MKKVMFVCKRNSCRSQMAEGFARTLGAGKIAVTSSGLEASRVHPTAIQVMDEIGIDITNQTSNPLSDFQAEDYNAVISLCGCGVNLPESWVIREVFEDWQLDDPDGQPLETFHRVRDEIKQRVQKLIDTLN is encoded by the coding sequence ATGAAAAAAGTAATGTTTGTTTGCAAAAGAAATTCTTGCCGTTCTCAAATGGCGGAAGGATTTGCTAGAACTTTAGGAGCCGGAAAAATAGCCGTTACCAGTTCCGGTTTAGAAGCGAGTCGGGTGCATCCTACGGCAATTCAAGTGATGGATGAAATCGGAATTGATATTACCAATCAAACTTCTAACCCTTTAAGTGATTTCCAAGCAGAAGATTATAATGCGGTGATTTCTCTGTGTGGTTGTGGTGTAAACTTACCTGAATCTTGGGTAATTCGAGAAGTTTTTGAAGATTGGCAATTAGATGATCCCGACGGACAACCGTTAGAAACTTTTCATCGAGTTAGAGATGAAATTAAACAAAGAGTTCAAAAGTTAATTGATACTCTAAATTAA
- a CDS encoding NADPH-dependent FMN reductase, with protein MSNHPPRILLLYGSLRGRSYSRLLAEEAALIIQDFGAEVRFFDPRELPIYGSVPDTHPKVQELRELSLWSEGQVWSSPELHGQISGVMKNQIDWIPLTMGAIRPTQGRTLAVMQVCGGSQSFNAVNTLRILGRWMRMFTIPNQSSVAKAYQEFDEDGVMKDSPYRDRLVDVMEELYKFTLLLRGQADYLSDRYSERKEKGIQETMIDIGKTFIAGNTGTAPPNPPCTGARAGREHRNSPPNPPCTGG; from the coding sequence ATGTCTAATCATCCACCTCGAATTCTATTATTATACGGCTCCCTAAGAGGACGGTCTTACAGTCGTTTATTAGCAGAAGAAGCAGCCCTAATTATTCAGGATTTTGGTGCAGAAGTCAGGTTTTTTGACCCACGAGAATTGCCGATTTATGGAAGCGTACCGGATACTCACCCCAAAGTTCAGGAGTTACGGGAATTGAGTTTGTGGTCAGAGGGCCAAGTCTGGTCTAGTCCAGAACTCCATGGCCAAATTAGTGGGGTGATGAAAAATCAAATTGATTGGATTCCCCTGACCATGGGGGCGATTAGACCAACCCAGGGCCGAACCTTGGCCGTGATGCAGGTTTGTGGCGGTTCCCAGTCTTTTAATGCGGTTAACACCCTACGAATTTTGGGGCGCTGGATGCGGATGTTTACTATTCCTAATCAGTCTTCGGTGGCTAAAGCCTATCAAGAGTTCGATGAAGATGGGGTGATGAAGGATTCCCCCTATCGAGATCGCTTGGTTGACGTGATGGAGGAACTCTATAAATTTACATTGTTATTAAGAGGACAGGCTGATTATTTAAGCGATCGCTATAGTGAAAGAAAAGAAAAAGGAATTCAGGAAACAATGATTGATATTGGTAAAACTTTTATAGCAGGGAACACCGGAACAGCCCCCCCAAACCCCCCGTGCACGGGGGCTAGGGCAGGGAGGGAACACCGGAATAGCCCCCCAAACCCCCCGTGCACGGGGGGCTAG
- a CDS encoding photosystem I subunit VII: protein MSHSVKIYDTCIGCTQCVRACPTDVLEMVPWDGCKAAQVASSPRTEDCVGCKRCETACPTDFLSIRVYLGAETTRSMALAY from the coding sequence ATGTCTCATTCAGTCAAAATTTACGATACCTGTATCGGCTGTACTCAGTGCGTTCGCGCTTGCCCCACTGACGTCCTAGAGATGGTTCCCTGGGATGGTTGCAAGGCGGCTCAGGTAGCTTCCTCTCCCCGCACCGAAGATTGTGTCGGCTGCAAACGTTGTGAAACCGCCTGTCCTACGGATTTCTTGAGTATTCGGGTTTATCTCGGCGCTGAAACCACTCGTAGTATGGCTCTAGCCTACTAA
- a CDS encoding succinate dehydrogenase subunit C — MMEDKGHFSMPLLFVEKVISMPSLRYAYFPGCVAQGACRELYQSTQVLTQALGIELIELKKASCCGSGTFKEDSRLLEDTVNARNIALAEELNLPLLTHCSTCQGVIGHVDERLKEFQENDPAYIEKVNGLLSKEGCSPYQGTTEVKHLLWALVADYGLAEIERRVRRKLSGLKCAAFYGCYLLRAQTHLPYDDPQQPESMENLFRAVGATPVYYRGRTQCCGWPLSSYATESAFQMAGNHIQEAIDHGADCLVTPCPLCHLNLDSRQPEVEKVIGRPLGLPVLHLPQLVALALDIDPKQLGLDRHVVSTKSVLDKIRA; from the coding sequence ATGATGGAAGATAAGGGACACTTCTCCATGCCCCTGTTGTTCGTAGAGAAGGTTATTTCTATGCCATCCTTGAGATATGCCTATTTTCCGGGTTGTGTAGCCCAGGGAGCTTGTCGGGAACTGTATCAGTCTACGCAAGTTCTCACCCAAGCGTTAGGTATTGAACTAATTGAACTGAAAAAGGCATCTTGCTGCGGTTCAGGAACCTTCAAAGAAGATTCCCGACTGTTGGAAGATACTGTCAATGCCCGGAATATTGCCTTAGCAGAAGAACTAAATTTACCCTTACTGACCCATTGCAGCACCTGTCAGGGGGTAATTGGTCACGTTGACGAACGGTTAAAAGAATTTCAGGAAAATGATCCAGCCTATATTGAAAAAGTGAATGGGTTACTTAGCAAAGAAGGTTGTTCACCCTATCAAGGAACAACGGAAGTTAAACACCTGCTGTGGGCCTTAGTCGCCGATTATGGTTTAGCCGAAATTGAACGCCGAGTCCGTCGCAAACTATCGGGTTTGAAGTGTGCTGCCTTTTATGGTTGCTATCTCCTCCGTGCTCAAACCCATTTGCCCTATGATGACCCCCAGCAACCGGAATCCATGGAAAACCTGTTTCGGGCTGTAGGGGCAACTCCGGTCTATTATCGGGGGAGAACCCAATGCTGCGGTTGGCCTCTATCGAGTTACGCCACGGAATCCGCCTTTCAAATGGCTGGAAACCATATTCAAGAGGCAATTGATCACGGTGCAGATTGTCTGGTTACGCCCTGTCCCCTGTGTCATCTGAATTTAGATTCTCGTCAACCGGAAGTGGAAAAAGTGATCGGTCGTCCCTTGGGTTTACCCGTCCTCCATCTTCCCCAATTAGTGGCCCTTGCCCTGGATATTGACCCCAAACAACTGGGTTTAGACCGCCATGTTGTTTCCACAAAGTCTGTGTTGGACAAAATTAGAGCCTGA
- the aerN gene encoding ABC-transporter ATP-binding protein codes for MNVAEQTSDSINLKEDVRTFNRSLQEFLRFIQVYWYPKEPQDRAFSEIIRSWGMIVLLFFSLVGLVSLNAFNSFVFRDLISVTEAKDAEKLTHFVIIYGITLASMTCFTGLSKFLKKLIALDWYQWINNNILRKYFKNRAYYQINFKGGIENPDQRLSQEIQPIARTTMDFLTTCVEKLMEMLVFIVILWSISKTISIVLLAYTIIGNIIATYINQQLNKVNKQQLEAEGTYKYAITHVRTHAESIAFFRGEEKELNIIQRKFNQVIKIIIERINWERTQDFFNRGYQSMVQIFPFLIVSPLYISGEIEFGQVNQASYCCYFVSTALSVLVDEFGRSGEFINYIERLEGFSQALDTVSEQTNPVTTIKVIEDNNLTFEDVTLQTPDAAKVIVEHLSLSVEPGEGLLIVGPSGRGKSSLLRAISGLWNTGTGHLVRPPLDDLLFLPQRPYIILGTLREQLIYPQTTTEMSESQLKEILQQVNLQDVLNRIRNFDEEVAWENILSLGEQQRLAFARLFVNQPDFVILDEATSALDLKNEDHLYKQLQQTGKTFISVGHRESLFNYHQKVLELSEDSTWRLMTMKDYYSSTTATHSHNGQTVYETIEIVSEINNQDNFTHQEMQKLTNYSLSTIKNKASRGQTIVGNDGLSYRYDKTPDIAKWVRL; via the coding sequence ATGAATGTTGCAGAACAAACCTCAGATAGCATCAATCTCAAAGAAGATGTCCGAACTTTCAATCGATCTCTTCAAGAATTTTTAAGATTTATTCAAGTTTATTGGTATCCCAAAGAACCCCAGGATAGAGCTTTTTCAGAGATTATTCGATCCTGGGGAATGATCGTTTTATTGTTTTTTTCATTAGTAGGATTAGTCAGTCTTAATGCGTTTAATAGTTTCGTTTTTAGAGACTTAATTAGCGTCACAGAAGCTAAGGATGCAGAAAAATTAACTCATTTTGTGATTATTTATGGGATCACTCTAGCCAGTATGACCTGTTTCACAGGTTTGTCTAAGTTTCTTAAAAAACTAATTGCGCTGGATTGGTATCAATGGATCAATAATAATATTTTGCGAAAATATTTTAAAAATCGGGCATATTATCAAATCAATTTTAAAGGTGGTATTGAAAATCCTGATCAACGTTTATCCCAAGAAATTCAACCCATCGCCAGAACAACGATGGACTTTTTAACAACCTGCGTCGAAAAACTCATGGAGATGCTGGTTTTTATTGTCATTCTTTGGTCAATTTCTAAAACCATTTCTATTGTGCTTTTGGCTTATACGATTATTGGAAACATTATTGCCACCTATATTAATCAACAATTAAATAAAGTTAATAAACAACAATTAGAAGCGGAAGGAACCTATAAGTACGCTATTACTCATGTTCGGACTCACGCCGAATCGATTGCATTTTTTAGAGGGGAAGAAAAAGAGTTAAATATTATTCAAAGGAAGTTCAATCAAGTGATTAAAATCATCATTGAAAGAATTAATTGGGAAAGAACCCAAGATTTTTTTAACCGAGGCTACCAATCGATGGTTCAAATCTTCCCCTTCTTAATTGTTTCCCCTTTATATATTAGTGGTGAAATTGAGTTTGGACAGGTTAACCAAGCCAGCTATTGTTGCTATTTCGTTTCAACGGCATTATCGGTATTAGTGGATGAATTTGGACGCTCCGGTGAGTTTATTAATTATATTGAACGATTAGAAGGTTTTTCCCAAGCGTTAGATACCGTCAGCGAACAAACCAACCCGGTTACTACCATTAAAGTTATTGAAGATAACAATCTAACTTTTGAGGATGTCACCTTACAAACTCCCGATGCTGCTAAAGTGATTGTCGAACATTTATCACTGTCCGTTGAACCCGGTGAAGGTTTATTAATTGTTGGGCCCAGTGGTCGAGGAAAAAGCTCTCTTTTACGGGCTATTTCTGGGTTATGGAATACAGGAACAGGTCATTTAGTCCGACCTCCCCTCGACGATTTATTATTTTTACCCCAACGTCCTTATATCATTTTAGGAACCTTGCGCGAACAGCTAATTTATCCTCAAACGACAACGGAGATGAGTGAATCCCAATTAAAAGAAATCTTACAACAAGTTAACCTGCAAGATGTTCTTAATCGGATTAGAAATTTTGATGAAGAAGTAGCTTGGGAAAATATTTTATCTTTGGGAGAACAACAACGTTTAGCCTTTGCGCGACTGTTTGTAAATCAGCCGGATTTTGTGATTTTAGATGAAGCCACCAGTGCTTTAGATTTAAAAAATGAAGATCATTTATATAAACAGTTACAACAAACTGGAAAAACCTTTATTAGTGTCGGACATCGAGAAAGTTTGTTTAACTATCATCAAAAGGTTTTGGAACTTTCCGAGGATTCTACTTGGCGGTTAATGACGATGAAAGACTATTATTCATCAACAACCGCCACTCATTCTCACAACGGTCAAACCGTTTATGAAACGATAGAAATTGTCTCTGAAATCAACAATCAAGACAATTTTACCCATCAAGAAATGCAAAAACTGACCAACTATAGCTTAAGTACCATTAAGAATAAAGCCAGTCGAGGTCAAACGATTGTTGGCAATGATGGTCTGAGCTATCGTTATGACAAAACCCCCGATATTGCAAAATGGGTGAGACTTTAA
- a CDS encoding maltose O-acetyltransferase like protein — protein sequence MFNLKQKLYLLILNFLEKQQRIEKLQKLAESATFDSSVKFYGNCVNYQNDKSLIKIGENTVILGELAIFAYGGKIEIGKDCYMGEGTRIRSANSIKIGNEVMISDDVNIYDTDAHSLNYVLRHKQFVEVVILNSLIKDAKNFDIKSAPVVIEDHVWIGFNVAILKGVTIGKGAIIGAGSVVTQDVEPFTVVAGNPAKVVKELRQLSNS from the coding sequence ATGTTTAACTTAAAACAGAAATTATATTTATTAATTTTAAACTTTTTAGAAAAACAACAAAGAATTGAAAAGCTCCAAAAACTGGCTGAAAGTGCAACGTTCGATAGTTCCGTAAAATTTTACGGAAATTGTGTAAATTATCAGAATGATAAAAGTTTAATTAAAATTGGAGAAAATACAGTAATTCTCGGAGAATTAGCTATATTTGCTTATGGGGGAAAAATAGAAATTGGTAAAGATTGTTATATGGGTGAAGGAACTCGAATTAGATCAGCTAATTCTATCAAAATTGGTAACGAAGTTATGATTTCCGATGATGTCAATATTTATGATACTGATGCTCATTCATTAAATTATGTTTTAAGACATAAACAATTTGTGGAAGTAGTAATTTTAAATAGTTTGATCAAGGATGCTAAGAATTTTGATATAAAATCTGCACCCGTGGTGATAGAAGATCATGTTTGGATCGGATTTAATGTTGCGATTCTTAAAGGGGTTACGATTGGCAAAGGAGCAATTATTGGAGCAGGTTCGGTTGTGACACAAGATGTAGAACCTTTTACTGTAGTTGCTGGTAATCCAGCGAAAGTTGTCAAAGAATTACGACAATTAAGCAATTCCTAA